One segment of Thermoanaerobacter kivui DNA contains the following:
- the fdhD gene encoding formate dehydrogenase accessory sulfurtransferase FdhD, whose product MESFKSINILKYKNGLVESFSDSVIVEYILKLYVNAIEFASFFCTPLALDCLVVGYLQSQGIIEKKEDIKRIFIEEREGKAHVEILKSIDASSVKNLFIMSSGEKNICFHDQLKIGKTCCHCNFTCNPCICFPEQLNIGPITSNIKYKLKDIINLSERFNNGSGLFKITGGVHSCAIADDKDFIIFHEDIGRHNAFDKAFGQALLDGIDLQDKAVFTSGRISVEMLLKAAKRKVPVVVSISAPTALAVEVGRKLNITIAGFARGDRLNIYSCPERFVW is encoded by the coding sequence ATGGAATCATTTAAAAGTATTAATATTTTAAAATACAAAAATGGTTTGGTTGAAAGCTTTTCAGATAGTGTGATTGTAGAATATATCTTAAAGCTTTATGTAAACGCTATTGAGTTTGCATCTTTTTTCTGCACTCCTTTAGCATTAGATTGTTTGGTTGTAGGATACCTTCAGTCCCAAGGCATTATTGAAAAAAAAGAGGATATAAAGAGAATCTTTATTGAAGAAAGAGAAGGGAAAGCTCATGTGGAAATTCTTAAAAGTATAGATGCTTCTTCAGTGAAGAATCTATTTATAATGAGTAGCGGAGAAAAAAACATTTGTTTTCATGATCAGTTAAAGATAGGCAAGACCTGTTGTCACTGCAACTTCACATGCAATCCCTGCATTTGTTTTCCTGAGCAGTTAAACATAGGCCCAATAACAAGCAACATTAAATACAAGTTAAAGGATATAATCAATCTATCAGAGAGATTTAACAATGGCTCGGGCTTGTTCAAGATAACAGGGGGAGTACACAGCTGTGCGATTGCTGATGACAAGGATTTTATAATTTTTCATGAAGATATAGGTAGGCATAACGCTTTTGATAAAGCGTTTGGGCAGGCTCTTTTAGATGGTATAGACCTTCAGGATAAAGCTGTTTTCACAAGCGGAAGGATATCCGTCGAAATGTTATTAAAAGCAGCTAAAAGGAAGGTACCTGTAGTGGTGTCCATTTCAGCTCCTACTGCTTTAGCCGTTGAGGTTGGAAGAAAATTAAACATAACTATTGCGGGTTTTGCAAGAGGCGATAGATTAAATATCTATTCATGCCCTGAAAGATTTGTTTGGTAG